From the genome of Drosophila melanogaster chromosome 2L, one region includes:
- the CG9582 gene encoding uncharacterized protein, isoform B — translation MATRSEETVRSLAHWQFLAGGLSGFIEIICFHPLDVVKTRMQIQGAHPFGGEVVYTCPLDAIVKIYRYEGLSSLWKGIVPPICVETPKRGGKFLMYESLKPYFQFGAPQPTPLTHAMSGSMAAILESFLVNPFEVVKITQQAHRGKRLKTLSVVKYIIKHDGYGIKGLYRGITALVARNAVFHFGFFGFYNALKDIVPSPEDKTYNILRKVIIAGLASSLACVMSVTLDMAKCRIQGPQPVKGEVKYQWTISTIKSTFKEEGFRSLFKGLGAMILRVGPGGAMLLVTYEYLFEFLKSQNI, via the coding sequence ATGGCGACCCGTTCTGAAGAGACGGTCCGTTCACTGGCGCATTGGCAATTTTTGGCTGGCGGATTGTCGGGCTTCATTGAGATTATCTGCTTTCATCCCCTCGATGTGGTTAAGACCCGGATGCAGATACAGGGTGCCCATCCATTTGGCGGCGAGGTTGTTTACACCTGTCCTCTGGATGCCATCGTCAAAATATATCGCTACGAAGGGTTGTCTTCCCTATGGAAGGGTATTGTGCCCCCGATCTGCGTGGAAACTCCAAAGAGGGGCGGCAAGTTTTTGATGTACGAGAGCCTTAAACCGTACTTCCAGTTTGGAGCCCCTCAACCAACTCCGCTGACCCACGCCATGTCCGGTTCAATGGCCGCAATTCTGGAGTCCTTTCTCGTCAATCCCTTTGAGGTGGTCAAGATCACTCAGCAGGCTCATCGGGGGAAACGCTTGAAAACACTGTCGGTCGTAAAGTACATAATCAAGCATGATGGCTATGGCATCAAAGGGTTGTATCGGGGTATCACTGCACTAGTGGCTCGAAATGCCGTCTTTCACTTTGGATTCTTTGGTTTTTACAATGCGCTTAAAGACATTGTTCCAAGCCCGGAGGATAAGACATACAACATCCTGCGAAAGGTCATCATAGCTGGGTTGGCCAGTTCCCTGGCTTGCGTGATGAGTGTTACTTTGGATATGGCCAAGTGCAGGATTCAAGGACCCCAGCCAGTGAAGGGCGAGGTGAAGTACCAGTGGACCATAAGCACGATTAAATCAACCTTCAAGGAGGAGGGTTTTCGATCGTTGTTCAAGGGTCTGGGGGCGATGATCCTGCGTGTCGGCCCTGGTGGGGCCATGCTCCTGGTGACCTACgagtatttatttgaattccTTAAGagccaaaatatttaa